TGGTGGTCAACGCCCTCGGCGAGAGCCCCTGGGGCGTCTTCAGCGTGGCCATGACCATCCCGATCGCCCTGTTCATGGGCGTCTACCTGCGGTACATCCGGCCCGGGAAGGTCCTGGAGATCTCCATCATCGGTTTCGTCCTCCTCATGGCGGCGATCATCGGCGGCGGCTGGGTGGCGCACACCGAATGGGGCGCGGCGTTCTTCCACCTGGACAAGACCACCATCGCCTGGGGGATCATCGTGTACGGCTTCGTCGCCGCGATCCTCCCGGTCTGGCTGCTCCTGGCCCCTCGGGACTACCTCTCGACCTTCATGAAGATCGGCGTGATCGGCCTGCTGGCCGTCGCGATCGTGGTGGTCCGGCCGGAGATCAACGTCCCCGCCTTCAGCGAATTCGCGGGCCGGGACAACGGACCGGTGTTCTCCGGCGCACTGTTCCCTTTCCTCTTCGTCACCATCGCGTGCGGCGCCCTGTCGGGGTTCCACGCGTTGATCGCCTCCGGCACCACACCGAAGCTGATCGAGAAGGAGCGCCAGACCCGGTACATCGGCTACGGCGGCATGCTCATGGAATCCTTCGTCGCGATCATGGCGCTGGTGGCGGCGGTCTCGATCGACCGCGGACTCTACTTCGTCATGAACGCCCCGCTCGCCCTCACCGGCGGCACCGTGGAACAGGCCGCGCAGTGGGTGAACTCGCTCGGTCTGGCCGGGGTGAACGTGACCCCGGGGGAGCTCAAGGACGCGGCGGCGGCCGTGGGGGAGCAGACCATCATCTCCCGCTCGGGCGGCGCGCCCACGCTCGCCGTCGGTCTGGCCCACATCATGCAGCAGTTCATCGGTGGTCCGGGGATGGCGGCCTTCTGGTACCACTTCGCCATCATGTTCGAGGCGCTGTTCATCCTCACGGCCGTCGACGCCGGAACGCGCGTGGCCCGCTTCATGCTCCAGGATTCGATCGGGAACTTCGTCCCGAAGTTCAAGGACGCCTCCTGGCGTCCGGGCGCCTGGCTCTGCACGGCCATCATGGTCGCCGCCTGGGGCGCCGTCCTGATCATGGGTGTCACGGATCCGCTGGGCGGGATCAACACGCTGTTCCCGCTCTTCGGCATCGCGAACCAGCTGCTGGCCGCGATCGCGCTGGCCGTGTGCCTGGCGATCGTCGCGAAGAAGGGCCGCTTCGGAGCGCTCTGGATGGTGGCGCTCCCGCTGGCCTTCACCGCGGTGGTCACGATCACCGCCAGCTTCCAGAAGATCTTCTCGACCGTCCCGGCCGTGGGGTACTTCGCGAACAACGCCGCCTTCAGCAAGGCGCTCGCGGACGGCAAGACGTCCTTCGGCACCGCGAAGACCGTGCCCGCCATGGAGGCCGTGGTCCGCAACACCGTGATCCAGGGCATCCTGTCCGTGGTGTTCGTGGTCCTCGCGATCATCGTCATCATCACCGCGCTGATCGCCACGGTCCGGGCGTTCCAGGCGCACCGCGCCGGGCAGCCGGTCACGGATCACGAGGATCCGTTCGTCCCGTCGAAGGTCTTCGCGCCCGCAGGCCTGATCCTCAGCCCCGCCGAGCGCGAGCTCGCCTCGGAGTGGGACGAGGTGCCGGCGTCGGAACGCCTCGCGGACGCAGGGCACCACTGATGAACCGGAAGAGCCCGACGACGGCGGCCGCCCCGCCGTCGTCGGCGGCGCCGGCCGAGGCTCCGGAGCCGGCCGCGACGGAGGGCGGCGCGGCAGTCCGCCCGGCCTCCCCGTGGGAGCGGCTGGCACGGGGCGCCCGGTCCTTGCGGCGAGGGATCCGCGGTGTTCTCGGGGCCGACGCGTACGAGAAGTACCTCGAGTTCCACACCGCGCACCACCCCGGTCACGAGCCGCTGAGCGAAGCGGAGTTCTGGCGGGACCGCACCGACCGGCAGGACCGGAATCCACAGGGCCGGTGCTGCTGAGCCCGTGAGAGTATGGGGCCATGAGTGAGGAGCCGAAGCCACAGGAATCCGCAGCGACGGCCGGGCAACAAGGTCCCGTGGAGGGGACTCCGGTGGACGGCGCGGGGGAGCCGCAGGAGCCAGCGTCCCAGGAGCCAGCGTCCCAGCAGCCCCGCGCGCAGGAGTCCCGCGCGCAGCAGGGTCCCGGCGGCGAGGGCGACCGCCGTCCCCGCAACATGCTCGAACTCGTGGATGAACCGGCCAAGGTCATGCGGATCGGCACGATGATCCGTCAGCTCCTGGAAGAAGTGAAGGCCGCGCCCCTGGATGACGCGGCCCGTGGCCGCCTCGCGGAGATCCACGAACGTTCCATCAAGGAACTCGAAGACGGGCTGGCCCCGGAACTCGTGGAGGAGCTGGAGCGGATCTCTCTGCCGTTCCCCGAGGACTCCGCCCCGTCGGAT
Above is a window of Arthrobacter sp. Y-9 DNA encoding:
- a CDS encoding carbon starvation CstA family protein, coding for MSGTRSTGERGGALPPAAVAPERLDAESRRWTPARIALWAAVALLGGLAWVMLALVRGETVNAIWFVFAAVCTYLIAYRFYSKYLERKLIQPDDRRATPAEYKADGKDHVRTDRNVLFGHHFAAIAGAGPLVGPVIAAQMGYLPGTIWIIVGVVLAGAVQDYLVLFFSMRRGGRSLGQMAREELGVVGGTAALLATLLIMAIIVAILALVVVNALGESPWGVFSVAMTIPIALFMGVYLRYIRPGKVLEISIIGFVLLMAAIIGGGWVAHTEWGAAFFHLDKTTIAWGIIVYGFVAAILPVWLLLAPRDYLSTFMKIGVIGLLAVAIVVVRPEINVPAFSEFAGRDNGPVFSGALFPFLFVTIACGALSGFHALIASGTTPKLIEKERQTRYIGYGGMLMESFVAIMALVAAVSIDRGLYFVMNAPLALTGGTVEQAAQWVNSLGLAGVNVTPGELKDAAAAVGEQTIISRSGGAPTLAVGLAHIMQQFIGGPGMAAFWYHFAIMFEALFILTAVDAGTRVARFMLQDSIGNFVPKFKDASWRPGAWLCTAIMVAAWGAVLIMGVTDPLGGINTLFPLFGIANQLLAAIALAVCLAIVAKKGRFGALWMVALPLAFTAVVTITASFQKIFSTVPAVGYFANNAAFSKALADGKTSFGTAKTVPAMEAVVRNTVIQGILSVVFVVLAIIVIITALIATVRAFQAHRAGQPVTDHEDPFVPSKVFAPAGLILSPAERELASEWDEVPASERLADAGHH
- a CDS encoding bacterial proteasome activator family protein → MSEEPKPQESAATAGQQGPVEGTPVDGAGEPQEPASQEPASQQPRAQESRAQQGPGGEGDRRPRNMLELVDEPAKVMRIGTMIRQLLEEVKAAPLDDAARGRLAEIHERSIKELEDGLAPELVEELERISLPFPEDSAPSDAELRIAQAQLVGWLEGLFHGIQTAIAAQQAAREQLAAQLRQLPPGTMVAPGVVIGANGEPQRASAAQHQQNPRHAGLEEPDSGLGQYL
- a CDS encoding YbdD/YjiX family protein; its protein translation is MARGARSLRRGIRGVLGADAYEKYLEFHTAHHPGHEPLSEAEFWRDRTDRQDRNPQGRCC